In the genome of Desulfuromonas sp. DDH964, one region contains:
- a CDS encoding ABC-F family ATP-binding cassette domain-containing protein, whose product MISAHNVALAYGKRIIFKDVNIKFIPGNCYGLIGANGAGKSTFLKILAGESEPDKGEITTGPGERIAMLRQDHFAFDEETVFNTVMMGHQELYRVMAEREAIYSKGEFSEEDGVRSGELEAEFAEMNGYEAESEAAVLLNGLGIPEALRHKKMKELEGGEKVRVLLAQALFGSPDILLLDEPTNHLDLKSIGWLEDFLARFQNTVIVVSHDRHFLNQVCTHVADIDFGKITVYVGNYDFWYEASQLTLKQKQEENRKTADKANELKEFIQRFSSNASKAKQATSRKKLLEKLTLEEMPVSSRKYPFVVFKAERPCGDIILEIKDLTKSIDGVRVLDNFSLTVNKGDKIAFVGGGPLTKTTLFQILAGELEPDSGSFRFGVTITSACFPKENGRFFENDLTLIDWLRQFAPGEGESFARGFLGRMLFSGDEATKKSNVLSGGEKVRCMLARMMLTGANLLIFDEPTNHLDLESITALNNGLIAFPEVILFASHDHKFLSTVANRIVEFTPRGYIDRSMTFDEYLESNEVAKVREEYFQGEAALTL is encoded by the coding sequence ATGATCAGCGCCCACAACGTCGCCCTTGCCTACGGCAAGCGCATCATCTTCAAAGATGTCAATATCAAGTTCATCCCCGGCAACTGCTACGGCCTGATCGGCGCCAACGGTGCCGGCAAGTCGACCTTCCTCAAGATCCTCGCCGGCGAATCGGAGCCCGACAAGGGGGAGATCACCACCGGCCCCGGCGAGCGCATCGCCATGCTGCGCCAGGACCACTTCGCCTTCGACGAGGAGACCGTCTTCAACACTGTGATGATGGGGCACCAGGAGCTCTACCGGGTGATGGCCGAGCGCGAGGCGATCTACAGCAAGGGGGAATTCAGCGAGGAGGACGGCGTCCGCTCCGGCGAACTGGAAGCCGAGTTTGCCGAGATGAACGGCTACGAGGCCGAATCGGAGGCGGCGGTGCTGCTCAACGGGCTCGGCATCCCCGAGGCGCTGCGCCACAAGAAGATGAAAGAGCTCGAAGGGGGCGAAAAAGTGCGGGTGCTGCTCGCCCAGGCCCTCTTCGGCAGCCCGGACATTCTCCTGCTCGACGAACCGACCAACCATCTCGACCTGAAATCGATCGGCTGGCTCGAAGATTTTCTCGCCCGCTTCCAGAACACGGTCATCGTCGTCTCCCATGACCGTCACTTCCTCAACCAGGTCTGCACCCACGTCGCCGACATCGACTTTGGCAAGATCACCGTCTACGTCGGCAACTACGACTTCTGGTACGAAGCGAGCCAGCTCACCCTGAAGCAGAAACAGGAAGAGAACCGCAAGACCGCCGACAAGGCCAACGAACTGAAGGAGTTCATCCAGCGCTTCTCCTCCAACGCCTCCAAGGCGAAGCAGGCGACCTCGCGCAAGAAGCTGCTCGAAAAACTGACCCTTGAGGAGATGCCGGTCTCCTCGCGCAAGTACCCTTTTGTCGTCTTCAAGGCGGAGCGCCCCTGCGGCGACATCATTCTCGAGATCAAGGACCTCACCAAGAGCATCGACGGCGTCAGGGTCCTCGACAACTTCAGCCTTACCGTCAACAAGGGGGACAAGATCGCCTTCGTCGGCGGCGGGCCGCTGACCAAGACAACCCTGTTCCAGATCCTCGCCGGCGAGCTCGAGCCGGACAGTGGCAGCTTCCGCTTCGGCGTCACCATCACCAGCGCCTGTTTTCCCAAGGAGAACGGCCGTTTCTTCGAGAACGACCTGACCCTGATCGACTGGCTGCGCCAGTTCGCGCCGGGCGAAGGGGAGAGCTTCGCCCGCGGCTTTTTGGGGCGCATGCTCTTCTCCGGCGACGAGGCGACCAAGAAATCGAACGTCCTCTCCGGCGGCGAGAAGGTGCGCTGCATGCTCGCCCGGATGATGCTCACCGGAGCCAACCTGCTGATCTTCGACGAGCCGACCAACCACCTCGACCTTGAGTCGATCACCGCCCTCAACAACGGGCTGATCGCCTTCCCGGAGGTGATCCTCTTTGCCAGCCACGACCACAAGTTCCTCTCCACCGTCGCCAACCGCATCGTCGAGTTCACGCCGCGCGGCTACATCGACCGCAGCATGACTTTTGACGAATACCTGGAGAGCAACGAGGTGGCGAAGGTGCGGGAGGAATATTTCCAGGGGGAGGCAGCGCTGACCCTTTAA
- a CDS encoding 50S ribosomal protein L11 methyltransferase, with product MPGTYPPFLIGERFRICPPGTPPADDGRINLVMDRGAFGSGEHETTVSCLEALEGLRFSDSERILDLGSGTGILAIAALLLGGGAAWCVDIEADAVASCRRNCAHNKVARRVQHCQGTLERLTETGFDLVLANIYGDILLQVASQLVAAARPGALLLLSGILWEYNFDVRQCYRRLGCRVIRNRMLPEFSTVLLEKAG from the coding sequence ATGCCCGGGACCTACCCTCCCTTCCTGATCGGCGAGCGCTTCCGCATCTGCCCGCCGGGCACCCCGCCGGCGGATGACGGTCGCATCAACCTGGTAATGGATCGCGGCGCCTTCGGTTCGGGGGAACACGAAACCACCGTCAGCTGCCTGGAGGCGCTGGAAGGTTTGCGATTCTCCGACAGCGAACGGATTCTCGACCTCGGCAGCGGCACCGGTATCCTCGCCATCGCCGCCCTCCTCCTCGGCGGCGGTGCGGCCTGGTGCGTCGATATCGAGGCAGATGCGGTGGCCAGCTGCCGCCGCAACTGCGCCCACAACAAGGTTGCTCGCCGCGTGCAGCATTGCCAGGGGACCCTGGAGCGACTGACCGAGACCGGCTTCGACCTGGTGCTGGCCAACATCTATGGCGACATCCTGCTGCAGGTCGCCTCGCAGCTGGTGGCCGCGGCCCGGCCCGGCGCCCTGCTCCTCCTCTCCGGAATCCTCTGGGAATACAATTTCGATGTGCGCCAGTGCTACCGGCGGCTCGGTTGCCGGGTGATCAGGAACCGCATGCTCCCCGAGTTCAGCACCGTGCTGCTGGAGAAGGCGGGGTAG
- a CDS encoding DEAD/DEAH box helicase — protein MSEEKTITFAELNLAPAIFKVIDEVGYEVPSPIQAQSIPPLLAGRDLLGQAQTGTGKTAAFSLPLLSRLDPKLRYPQILVLTPTRELALQVAEAMQTYARHLDGFQVLPVYGGQNMLAQLRQLQRGVQAVVGTPGRIQDHLRRGTLQLDRLACVVIDEADEMLKMGFIDDVEEILKHTPAAKQTALFSATMPKEVLQVARRHMKDPVEIRIKSKTSTVETISQWYWQVKGLHKLDALTRILEAEEFDAMLIFARTRIETVELAEKLEARGFSCAPLNGDMTQALREKTIERLKNGALDIVIATDVAARGLDVKRISHVVNYDIPYDTEAYVHRIGRTGRAGREGKAILFVAPRERRMLYAIEQATRQPIKPMSLPSRQDITDRRIGLFKEQIAEALESQDLEFFEELIDGYQDEYDVGFRRIAAALAYLVQKEKPLQHEGPADPPAIEDREFSRAPAPRGERVAPRGGPSQRYRIEVGRSHGVEPRHIVGAITNEAQLSSADIGAIRLFHDFSLVDLPADLPPQVIRLLQGVWVCGQQLKLSVDAGPAAARSEQASGRRPYVKPGGDRPGGKKPPFKKRGK, from the coding sequence ATGTCTGAAGAGAAGACCATCACCTTTGCCGAACTGAACCTCGCACCCGCTATCTTCAAGGTCATCGACGAAGTCGGTTACGAAGTCCCCTCGCCGATCCAGGCGCAGAGCATTCCGCCGCTGCTGGCGGGGCGCGACCTCCTCGGCCAGGCGCAGACCGGCACCGGCAAGACCGCCGCCTTCTCCCTGCCGCTCCTCTCCCGCCTCGACCCGAAGCTGCGCTACCCGCAGATCCTGGTTCTCACCCCGACCCGCGAGCTCGCACTGCAGGTCGCCGAGGCGATGCAGACCTACGCCCGCCATCTCGACGGATTCCAGGTGCTGCCGGTCTACGGCGGCCAGAACATGCTCGCCCAGTTGCGCCAGCTGCAGCGGGGCGTGCAGGCGGTGGTCGGCACCCCGGGGCGGATCCAGGACCACCTGCGCCGCGGCACCCTGCAGCTCGACCGTCTCGCCTGTGTCGTCATCGACGAGGCCGACGAGATGCTGAAGATGGGTTTCATCGACGATGTCGAGGAGATCCTCAAGCACACCCCGGCCGCGAAACAGACCGCCCTCTTTTCGGCGACCATGCCGAAAGAGGTGCTGCAGGTCGCCCGGCGGCACATGAAGGACCCGGTCGAGATCCGCATCAAGAGCAAGACCTCGACCGTCGAGACGATCTCCCAGTGGTACTGGCAGGTCAAGGGGCTGCACAAGCTCGATGCCCTGACCCGCATCCTCGAGGCCGAGGAATTCGACGCCATGCTGATCTTCGCCCGCACCAGGATCGAGACCGTGGAACTGGCGGAAAAGCTCGAGGCGCGCGGCTTTTCCTGCGCCCCCCTGAATGGCGACATGACCCAGGCCTTGCGGGAGAAGACCATCGAGCGCCTCAAGAACGGCGCCCTCGATATCGTCATCGCCACCGACGTCGCCGCCCGCGGCCTCGACGTCAAACGCATCAGCCATGTCGTCAACTACGACATTCCCTACGACACCGAGGCCTACGTCCACCGCATCGGCCGCACCGGCCGCGCCGGCCGGGAAGGGAAGGCGATCCTCTTTGTCGCCCCGCGCGAGCGGCGCATGCTCTACGCCATCGAGCAGGCGACCCGCCAGCCGATCAAGCCGATGAGCCTGCCGAGTCGCCAGGACATCACCGATCGGCGTATCGGCCTGTTCAAGGAGCAGATCGCCGAGGCGCTCGAAAGCCAGGATCTCGAGTTCTTCGAAGAGCTGATCGACGGCTATCAGGACGAGTATGACGTCGGCTTCCGCCGCATCGCTGCCGCCCTGGCCTACCTGGTGCAGAAGGAGAAGCCGCTGCAGCATGAGGGGCCTGCCGACCCGCCAGCCATCGAGGATCGGGAATTTTCTCGGGCGCCGGCGCCCCGCGGGGAGCGGGTCGCCCCCCGCGGCGGTCCGTCGCAGCGCTACCGCATCGAGGTCGGCCGCAGCCACGGTGTCGAGCCGCGCCACATCGTCGGCGCCATCACCAACGAGGCCCAGCTCAGCAGCGCCGACATCGGCGCCATCCGGCTCTTCCACGACTTCAGCCTGGTCGATCTGCCCGCCGACCTGCCGCCGCAGGTCATCCGCCTGCTGCAGGGGGTCTGGGTCTGCGGCCAGCAGTTAAAGCTCAGTGTCGATGCCGGCCCCGCCGCGGCGCGGTCGGAACAGGCATCCGGCAGGCGCCCTTACGTCAAGCCGGGTGGGGACCGGCCCGGCGGCAAAAAGCCGCCGTTCAAGAAGCGCGGCAAGTGA
- a CDS encoding type II toxin-antitoxin system RelE family toxin has protein sequence MDRDLRGLSRSRPGELAGLWRCRVGGYRILCEVRDEQLVVLALSVGHRREVCRG, from the coding sequence CTGGACCGGGACCTTCGGGGCCTGAGCCGGTCTCGTCCCGGTGAGTTGGCCGGTCTCTGGCGTTGCCGGGTCGGTGGCTATCGCATCCTCTGCGAGGTTCGCGATGAACAGCTCGTCGTCCTGGCTCTCAGTGTCGGGCATCGGCGGGAAGTTTGTCGCGGCTAG
- a CDS encoding histone deacetylase family protein, protein MFRIRRIYDTVLPVNRQAIAQVQQILRDQFPALDKKDIRKLPEQLTNPLKYRFRSILSVAEDDKGEGVKGFALLLHAPDLKFCYLEYISAAEKMTGRGIGGALYERLRAEARGLGVVGIFMECLPDDPALCRDPQILAQNRARLKFYEQYGVRPIAGTAYETPVKAGDDNPPFLVFDDLGQGVELPAARARKIVRAILERKYADLCPQSYIDMVVNSFQDDPVRLRPFRYLKKEVARPVPLDRHPVDRQIALVVNDQHDIHHIRERGYVESPVRIRSILREIEPTGLFYRVPVRRFAERHLKRIHAPDFVDYLKTMCAGLPANKALYPYVFPVRNAARPPKEMAVKAGYYCIDTFTPLTHNAFLAAKRAADCALTAARWVLEGQRLAYALVRPPGHHAERRAFGGFCYFNNAALAAEELCEYGKVAILDIDYHHGNGTQDIFYSRRDVLTVSIHGHPRFAYPYFNGFEDETGVDHGLGYNLNLPLPEHLDGAGYRVALSRAIRRIQRFKPEFLVIALGLDTANGDPTGTWSLKGPDFVENGRMLAALGLPTVVIQEGGYDSRVLGSNARHFFKGLWTGTFGA, encoded by the coding sequence ATGTTCCGCATCCGCCGCATCTACGACACGGTCCTGCCGGTCAACCGCCAGGCGATCGCCCAGGTCCAGCAGATTCTCCGCGACCAGTTCCCCGCCCTTGATAAAAAGGACATCAGGAAACTTCCGGAGCAGTTGACCAACCCGCTGAAATACCGCTTTCGGTCGATCCTTTCGGTGGCCGAGGACGACAAGGGGGAGGGGGTCAAGGGATTCGCCCTGCTGCTGCATGCCCCCGACCTGAAATTCTGCTACCTCGAGTACATCTCGGCGGCGGAAAAGATGACCGGGCGTGGCATCGGCGGCGCCCTCTACGAACGACTACGGGCCGAGGCGCGCGGGCTGGGGGTGGTCGGCATCTTCATGGAGTGTCTCCCCGACGATCCGGCGCTCTGCCGCGACCCGCAGATTCTCGCCCAGAACCGGGCGCGGCTGAAGTTCTACGAGCAGTACGGTGTCCGGCCGATCGCCGGGACCGCCTACGAGACACCGGTCAAGGCGGGGGACGACAATCCCCCCTTCCTGGTCTTCGATGACCTCGGCCAGGGGGTGGAGTTGCCGGCGGCGCGGGCGCGCAAGATCGTTCGTGCCATCCTCGAGCGCAAATATGCCGATCTCTGTCCCCAGTCCTACATCGACATGGTGGTCAACTCCTTCCAGGACGACCCGGTGCGCTTGCGCCCCTTCCGTTATCTCAAGAAGGAGGTGGCGCGTCCGGTGCCCCTCGATCGCCACCCTGTCGACCGCCAGATCGCCCTGGTGGTCAACGATCAGCATGACATTCACCACATCCGTGAGCGCGGCTACGTCGAGTCGCCGGTGCGCATCCGTTCGATCCTGCGCGAAATCGAACCGACCGGGCTTTTCTATCGCGTCCCGGTGCGGCGCTTTGCCGAACGCCACCTCAAGCGCATCCATGCCCCCGATTTCGTCGATTACCTGAAGACGATGTGTGCCGGCCTGCCGGCCAACAAGGCGCTCTACCCCTATGTCTTCCCGGTGCGCAACGCCGCCAGGCCGCCCAAGGAGATGGCGGTCAAGGCCGGCTACTACTGCATCGATACCTTCACACCGCTGACCCACAACGCCTTTCTTGCCGCCAAACGCGCCGCCGACTGCGCCCTGACCGCGGCGCGCTGGGTTCTCGAAGGGCAACGCCTCGCCTATGCCCTGGTGCGGCCGCCCGGGCATCATGCGGAGCGGCGCGCCTTCGGCGGCTTCTGCTATTTCAACAACGCCGCCCTCGCCGCCGAGGAGTTGTGCGAATACGGCAAGGTGGCAATCCTCGACATCGACTACCATCATGGCAACGGTACCCAGGATATTTTCTATTCCCGCCGCGACGTCCTGACGGTCTCCATCCACGGCCATCCGCGCTTCGCCTATCCCTATTTCAATGGCTTCGAGGATGAGACCGGTGTCGACCACGGTCTCGGCTACAACCTCAACCTGCCGCTCCCCGAACATCTCGACGGTGCCGGTTACCGGGTGGCGCTCAGCAGGGCGATCCGGCGCATCCAGCGCTTCAAGCCGGAGTTCCTGGTGATTGCCCTTGGCCTCGACACCGCCAATGGCGACCCGACCGGGACCTGGAGCCTGAAAGGGCCGGACTTCGTCGAAAACGGCCGCATGCTCGCCGCCCTCGGCCTGCCGACGGTGGTAATCCAGGAAGGGGGGTACGACAGCCGCGTTCTCGGCAGCAATGCCCGTCATTTCTTCAAGGGGCTCTGGACCGGGACCTTCGGGGCCTGA
- a CDS encoding DHA2 family efflux MFS transporter permease subunit, translating into MSDAKPVNKWLITITVMLPTIMEIVDTSVANVALPHMQGSLNAGTDEITWVLTSYLVANAVVLPMTGWLSRMFGRKRFLITCIVLFTLASFLCGAAPNLGFLIFFRILQGAAGGALIPNSQAILMETFPPKEQGMAMAIFGIGAMFGPIIGPALGGYVTDQLNWRWIFYINLPIGVIAVIMAAAFLFDPEYLRNRQKISIDYWGLALLVLGFGSLQIVLDKGQQEDWFDSGFIIAFALVSAVSLVALVLVELRHSHPIVNLRLFKYVSYSAGNFLMFIFGFCLYSAIMLIPLFLQTLMGYDATLAGMVLAPGGVVTLCTMPFVGAALSRGVQGRYIVFCGLCIGASAMFIMQGFTLEASYWDFVWPRMVLGLGLGMIFVPLTTTTLSVIPKPEMGNATGMYNLLRNIGGSVGIAVSATLLARFSQLYQNVLVAHANPMNPAFQQKVATLTQAAVARGVPASEAEQTALAMIYGMIRRQAGMLSYNHIFWILGIAFLAVIPFLLLLKKGEGEAPAGMH; encoded by the coding sequence ATGAGCGACGCCAAACCCGTTAACAAGTGGCTGATCACCATCACCGTGATGCTGCCGACGATCATGGAGATCGTCGACACCTCGGTGGCGAACGTCGCCCTGCCGCACATGCAGGGGAGCCTCAACGCCGGCACTGATGAGATCACCTGGGTGCTGACCTCCTACCTGGTCGCCAACGCCGTGGTGCTACCGATGACCGGCTGGCTCTCCAGGATGTTCGGCCGCAAGCGCTTTTTGATCACCTGCATCGTCCTCTTTACCCTCGCCTCCTTTCTCTGCGGCGCGGCGCCCAACCTCGGCTTTCTGATCTTCTTTCGCATCCTGCAGGGCGCGGCCGGAGGGGCCCTGATCCCCAACAGCCAGGCGATCCTGATGGAGACCTTCCCGCCGAAGGAGCAGGGGATGGCGATGGCGATCTTCGGCATCGGCGCCATGTTCGGGCCGATCATCGGCCCGGCCCTGGGGGGGTACGTCACCGACCAGCTCAACTGGCGCTGGATCTTTTACATCAATTTGCCGATCGGCGTCATCGCCGTGATCATGGCCGCCGCCTTCCTCTTTGACCCCGAGTACCTGCGCAACCGGCAGAAGATTTCCATTGACTACTGGGGGCTGGCGCTGCTGGTTCTCGGCTTTGGTTCCCTGCAGATCGTGCTCGACAAGGGGCAGCAGGAAGACTGGTTCGACTCGGGTTTCATCATCGCCTTCGCGCTGGTCTCGGCGGTCTCGCTGGTCGCCCTGGTCCTGGTCGAACTGCGCCATTCCCACCCGATCGTCAACCTGCGTCTCTTCAAATACGTTTCCTATTCGGCTGGCAACTTCCTGATGTTCATCTTCGGCTTCTGCCTCTACAGCGCGATCATGCTGATCCCGCTCTTTTTGCAGACCCTGATGGGGTATGACGCCACCCTCGCCGGCATGGTCCTGGCGCCGGGGGGCGTGGTGACCCTCTGCACCATGCCCTTCGTCGGCGCCGCCCTCTCCCGGGGGGTGCAGGGACGCTATATAGTCTTTTGCGGCCTCTGCATCGGCGCCAGCGCCATGTTCATCATGCAGGGTTTCACCCTCGAGGCTTCGTATTGGGATTTCGTCTGGCCGCGCATGGTATTAGGCCTCGGTCTCGGCATGATTTTCGTCCCCTTGACCACCACCACCCTGTCGGTGATTCCAAAACCGGAGATGGGGAACGCCACCGGCATGTACAACCTGCTGCGCAACATTGGCGGCAGCGTCGGCATCGCCGTCTCGGCGACCCTGCTCGCCCGCTTCTCCCAGCTTTACCAGAACGTCCTCGTCGCCCACGCCAACCCGATGAACCCGGCTTTCCAGCAAAAGGTCGCCACCCTGACCCAGGCCGCGGTGGCCCGCGGCGTGCCGGCGAGCGAGGCCGAGCAGACCGCCCTGGCGATGATCTATGGCATGATCCGGCGCCAGGCAGGGATGCTCTCCTACAATCACATCTTCTGGATTCTCGGCATCGCCTTTCTGGCGGTCATCCCGTTTCTGCTGCTGCTGAAGAAAGGGGAGGGGGAGGCGCCGGCGGGGATGCATTAA
- a CDS encoding HlyD family secretion protein — MSETAAEKPEQTSSGSDKEAKTNGGRRRIGLILLVLILSGVVTGSWLWYKSKIELVTDDAFVAGHIHLISARVAGHVETVAVADNQPVAAGDLLVELDAAPYRARLDKAQAALAIARNTVGGERAAVAAARAALGQARAQADQAELDLTRGEALFAREVIPGERLDQLRTAAKVARESVNQARQNLARAESQVGAVGDDGQAARIAERAAEVESARLDLAYTRLVAPVAGYVTRKSVEVGSNVQAGQPLLALVRLEEPWIVANYKESQLTHLEPGQKVEFTVDAFPGRTFTGRVDSIMAGTGAAFSLLPPENATGNYVKVVQRIPVKIVIDADTDPGHMLRVGMSVVPTVYTGRSLGDILETLNPFH, encoded by the coding sequence ATGAGTGAAACTGCAGCGGAAAAGCCAGAGCAGACATCTTCCGGCAGCGATAAGGAAGCGAAGACCAACGGCGGGCGACGCCGGATCGGCCTGATCCTGCTCGTCCTGATCCTGTCTGGCGTGGTGACCGGCAGCTGGCTCTGGTACAAGAGCAAGATCGAACTGGTCACCGATGATGCTTTTGTCGCCGGGCACATCCATCTCATCTCGGCGCGGGTGGCCGGGCATGTCGAAACGGTCGCGGTGGCGGATAACCAGCCGGTGGCCGCCGGTGATCTGCTGGTCGAGCTCGACGCGGCGCCCTATCGTGCCCGCCTCGACAAGGCGCAGGCCGCCCTGGCGATTGCCCGCAATACCGTCGGCGGCGAACGCGCCGCGGTTGCTGCGGCGCGCGCCGCCCTCGGCCAGGCCCGGGCCCAGGCCGATCAGGCGGAGCTCGACCTGACCCGCGGCGAAGCCCTCTTTGCCCGCGAGGTGATTCCCGGCGAACGCCTCGACCAGCTGCGCACCGCGGCGAAGGTGGCGCGGGAGAGCGTCAACCAGGCGCGGCAGAACCTGGCCCGCGCCGAATCCCAGGTTGGAGCTGTCGGCGACGATGGCCAGGCCGCCCGCATCGCCGAGCGCGCTGCCGAAGTGGAGTCGGCGCGCCTCGACCTCGCCTATACCCGCCTCGTCGCGCCGGTGGCCGGTTACGTTACCCGCAAGTCGGTGGAGGTCGGCAGCAATGTCCAGGCCGGCCAGCCGCTCCTCGCCCTGGTCCGGCTCGAGGAGCCGTGGATCGTCGCCAACTACAAGGAGAGCCAGCTTACCCACCTGGAGCCCGGGCAGAAGGTCGAATTTACCGTCGATGCCTTCCCGGGCCGCACCTTTACCGGCCGGGTCGACAGCATCATGGCCGGCACCGGCGCCGCTTTCTCCCTGCTGCCACCGGAAAACGCCACCGGCAATTATGTCAAGGTGGTGCAGCGCATTCCGGTCAAGATCGTCATCGATGCCGATACCGACCCCGGCCACATGCTGCGGGTCGGCATGAGCGTGGTGCCGACGGTCTACACCGGTCGCTCGTTGGGGGACATCCTTGAGACGCTCAATCCGTTCCACTGA
- a CDS encoding TolC family protein, translating into MIPRSLLRGSSSAEISAEQSKEAHGIYRPRLDLEAGYTAQQAPQQVVIGGLSEATQDQNYAHFGLAAEQLLYDFSRSAGKVAAADASARKARFAYAGREQDLFLQTGVAYFQVLIAEQLLQAAAEEVTQTEAHLRVAKALFEQQMVTRNDVLQAEVRLASARQQQLARSGALENAWLQLNYLTGRPTAARAELHPETDLALPSVPDAAAIASRPEIAAQQQQVTAAQAGVQQAQGAFRPELFAHLGADYVENSHVKEQTIYSATLGLRVNLADGGASSARLRAARQRLDQERRVLADLEQQALLDYRSARNDAAVAAQRIAVMEAAIRQAQENLRLNQNRYREQVGTATEVLDAQTLLTQSRTDLYRAQFEYQLALARVQRAIGAL; encoded by the coding sequence TTGATACCCCGTAGCTTGCTGCGGGGTAGTTCATCGGCGGAGATTTCCGCCGAACAGAGCAAGGAAGCACACGGTATTTATCGCCCACGGCTCGATCTGGAGGCCGGCTACACGGCGCAGCAGGCGCCGCAGCAGGTGGTGATCGGCGGCCTTAGCGAAGCGACCCAGGATCAAAACTATGCCCATTTCGGCCTCGCCGCCGAGCAGCTTCTTTACGATTTCAGTCGTTCGGCGGGGAAGGTCGCCGCTGCCGATGCCAGTGCGCGCAAGGCCCGCTTTGCCTATGCGGGCCGCGAGCAGGATCTCTTTCTGCAGACCGGCGTCGCCTATTTCCAGGTCCTCATTGCCGAGCAGCTGCTGCAGGCAGCCGCCGAGGAGGTGACCCAGACCGAGGCCCATCTGCGGGTGGCCAAGGCCTTGTTTGAACAGCAGATGGTGACCCGCAACGACGTGCTGCAGGCCGAGGTTCGTCTCGCATCCGCCCGGCAGCAGCAGCTCGCCCGCAGCGGTGCGCTCGAGAATGCCTGGCTGCAACTCAACTACCTGACCGGACGGCCAACCGCGGCCCGTGCCGAGCTCCATCCCGAGACGGATCTCGCCTTGCCGTCGGTGCCTGATGCGGCCGCCATCGCCAGTCGCCCGGAGATCGCCGCGCAGCAGCAGCAGGTGACCGCCGCGCAAGCCGGGGTCCAGCAGGCGCAAGGGGCATTCCGGCCGGAGCTCTTTGCCCACCTTGGCGCCGACTATGTCGAGAACAGTCACGTCAAGGAACAGACCATCTATAGCGCCACCCTCGGGCTGCGCGTCAACCTCGCCGACGGCGGCGCCAGCAGCGCCCGGCTGCGTGCCGCCCGCCAGCGGCTCGACCAGGAGCGCCGGGTGCTGGCCGACCTGGAGCAGCAGGCCCTGCTCGATTACCGCAGCGCCCGCAACGATGCGGCGGTGGCGGCGCAGCGGATCGCGGTGATGGAAGCTGCGATCCGCCAGGCGCAGGAGAACCTGCGCCTCAACCAGAACCGCTACCGCGAGCAGGTGGGGACCGCCACCGAAGTCCTCGATGCCCAGACCCTGCTGACGCAGAGCCGTACCGATCTCTATCGTGCCCAATTTGAATATCAGCTCGCCCTGGCCCGGGTCCAGCGTGCCATCGGCGCCCTTTGA
- the tnpA gene encoding IS200/IS605 family transposase, producing MSEYVHKSHNVSVLLYHLVCPAKYRRVVFTPEVDGWLKEVCLEIAKRYEIQFVEIGTDKDHVHFLVQSVPMYSPTQIARVIKSITAREIFKRVPSVKKQLWGGEFWTKGYFVNTVGQKGNEKTIATYVRNQGREKEYQQLHREQLTLFDTP from the coding sequence ATGAGCGAATATGTACACAAAAGTCATAATGTTTCTGTGCTGTTATACCATCTTGTTTGCCCAGCAAAATACCGCCGGGTTGTTTTCACCCCAGAGGTTGATGGCTGGCTCAAAGAGGTCTGCCTTGAGATCGCCAAAAGATACGAGATTCAGTTCGTAGAAATTGGGACCGACAAAGACCATGTTCACTTTTTGGTGCAGTCGGTTCCAATGTACAGCCCAACGCAGATTGCACGAGTCATCAAAAGCATTACGGCCAGAGAAATATTCAAACGAGTCCCATCGGTTAAAAAGCAACTATGGGGTGGCGAATTTTGGACAAAGGGCTATTTTGTGAACACTGTAGGCCAAAAGGGTAATGAGAAAACCATTGCGACCTATGTTAGAAATCAAGGCCGAGAAAAAGAGTATCAGCAATTGCACCGCGAGCAGTTAACGCTTTTTGATACCCCGTAG
- a CDS encoding MarR family winged helix-turn-helix transcriptional regulator, whose product MDGLNIESSLGFLLAKAHQRIYAQFRDLLAPHGITPAQFALLAFLWQEDGRTQTALSEKTEIDRTTLSGLLDRLQKLGLVHRRPDPADRRAWRVCLTAKGRALEKVLTPVALGVRRQVVAALAPGEYEELCRLLAKIRGSNHD is encoded by the coding sequence GTGGATGGGTTGAATATCGAGAGCAGCCTTGGATTTCTGCTGGCCAAGGCGCACCAGCGCATCTACGCGCAATTTCGTGATCTGCTTGCCCCCCACGGCATTACCCCGGCGCAATTCGCACTGCTCGCCTTCCTCTGGCAGGAGGATGGCCGGACCCAGACCGCGCTCTCCGAGAAGACCGAAATCGATCGCACCACGCTCAGCGGCCTGCTCGATCGCCTGCAGAAGCTCGGCCTGGTTCACCGCCGGCCCGATCCTGCCGATCGCCGCGCCTGGCGGGTCTGTCTGACCGCTAAAGGACGTGCCCTGGAGAAGGTACTGACACCGGTGGCGCTCGGCGTGCGCCGCCAGGTAGTCGCCGCTCTCGCACCGGGCGAGTACGAAGAGCTCTGCCGCCTTTTGGCCAAAATAAGGGGAAGTAACCATGATTAG